The proteins below come from a single Oncorhynchus keta strain PuntledgeMale-10-30-2019 chromosome 32, Oket_V2, whole genome shotgun sequence genomic window:
- the LOC118365418 gene encoding cdc42-interacting protein 4 homolog isoform X1, with protein MDWGTDLWDQYDIIDKHTQSGLELVEKYVKFVKERTEIEQNYAKQLRNLTKKYNPKRGCKEEQECRFSNHQSFLDILNEMNDYAGQRELIAENMMMNICIEITKYLQELKMERKTHLSEAKKSQQSLESTYKQLDSSKKRFEREWREADKAAQYAEKTDQDINATKADVEKAKQQANMRTHIAEECKNDYAAQLQKYNKEQSQFYFSDMPLIFNKLQDMDERRVRKLAQGYVLFSDTERHVMPIIGKCLEGVTKAGTNVNERNDSIALIEQYKSGFERPGDLDFEDYSQGINRASSDSSLGTLSTPKGPLELLGKNRSKPFWLFSKKSKFSPAPSSLTPLSTPPAPSPANGTPSPKFGRDPLSYCLKEINKTVKPRISSFRTLGRMRLSPERIIVMPTVTEDFGHLPPEQRRKRLQQKLDDIGKELQKEVDQSEALEKMKDVYEKNPQMGDPASLSPQINQTAQNMERLRGELNKYESWLTEAGRRGDSMLRRDTLPEDALSYGSHSNNNGSTHEPYSPDGTHSEEGTPDPSQAIYTEFDDDFEEEEKEEELVAPIGQCTAMYNFPGASEGTITMQEGEVLSVVEEDKGDGWTRVRRANGNEGYIPTSYVSINLSK; from the exons GACCAATATGACATCATCGACAAGCACACGCAATCCGGGCTGGAACTGGTAGAGAAGTATGTCAAGTTtgtgaaggagaggacagagatagagcagAACTATGCCAAGCAGCTGAG AAATCTAACAAAGAAATACAATCCTAAACGAGGCTGTAAAGAGGAACAGGAATGCAG GTTTTCCAACCACCAGTCCTTCCTGGACATCCTGAATGAGATGAACGACTACGCAGGACAGAGGGAGCTGATTGCTGAGAACATGATGATGAACATCTGCATCGAAATCACCAAGTACCTGCAGGAGCTCAAGATGGAGCgcaagacg CATCTGTCGGAGGCCAAGAAATCCCAGCAGAGTTTGGAGAGCACCTATAAGCAGCTCGACAGT AGTAAGAAACGTTTTGAGAGGGAGTGGCGGGAAGCGGACAAAGCTGCTCAATATGCCGAGAAAACTGACCAGGACATCAACGCCACAAAGGCCGACGTCGAGAAG GCCAAACAGCAGGCCAACATGAGGACACACATAGCGGAGGAGTGTAAGAACGACTACGCAGCCCAGCTGCAGAAATACAACAAGGAGCAGAGCCAGTTCTACTTCAGCGACATGCCTCTCATCTTCAAC AAACTCCAGGATATGGATGAGAGGCGGGTGAGGAAGCTGGCGCAGGGCTACGTCTTGTTCTCAGACACGGAGAGGCACGTGATGCCCATTATCGGGAAGTGTCTGGAGGGCGTCACTAAAGCGGGCACTAATGTCAACGAGAGGAAT GACTCCATAGCTCTTATAGAGCAGTACAAGTCAGGCTTTGAGCGTCCTGGGGACCTGGACTTTGAGGACTACAGTCAGGGCATCAACCGTGCCTCCTCAGACAGCAGCCTGGGCACCCTCAGTACACCCAAAGGCCCCCTGGAGCTGCTGGGCAAGAACAGGAGCAAACCGTTCTGGCTGTTCAGCAAGAAGAGTAAG TTCTCTCCCGCCCCCTCCTCACTCACCCCCTTGTCCACGCCGCCCGCCCCCTCGCCCGCTAACGGAACCCCCTCCCCCAAGTTCGGCCGGGACCCATTGTCGTACTGTTTGAAGGAGATCAATAAGACAGTCAAACCCAGAATATCCTCCTTCCGGACCCTCGGGCGAATG aggCTCTCTCCAGAGAGGATCATAGTAATG CCCACGGTGACAGAGGACTTTGGCCATCTCCCCCCCGAGCAGCGCAGGAAGAGGTTACAGCAGAAACTAGATGACATTGGCAAGGAGTTGCAGAAAGAAGTGGACCAGAG TGAGGCCCTGGAGAAGATGAAGGATGTGTATGAGAAGAACCCCCAGATGGGAGACCCTGCCAGTCTGTCTCCCCAGATCAACCAGACAGCCCAGAAcatggagagactgagaggagagctCAACAAGTATGAG TCATGGTTGACAGAGGCAGGAAGGCGAGGGGACTCGATGCTCAGGAGAGATACGTTACCAGAGGATGCATTGAGCTACGGGTCTCACTCCAACAACAACGGCAGCACTCACGAACCATACAG CCCTGACGGAACCCACTCTGAAGAAGGCACCCCAGATCCCTCTCAGGCCATCTACACCGAGTTTGACGACGActttgaggaggaggagaaggaggaggagcttGTCGCTCCCATCGGCCAATGCACAGCCATGTACAACTTCCCAG
- the LOC118365418 gene encoding cdc42-interacting protein 4 homolog isoform X3 encodes MQYCSWRGYASTCRAMQMTATIPPERETGIRKFSNHQSFLDILNEMNDYAGQRELIAENMMMNICIEITKYLQELKMERKTHLSEAKKSQQSLESTYKQLDSSKKRFEREWREADKAAQYAEKTDQDINATKADVEKAKQQANMRTHIAEECKNDYAAQLQKYNKEQSQFYFSDMPLIFNKLQDMDERRVRKLAQGYVLFSDTERHVMPIIGKCLEGVTKAGTNVNERNDSIALIEQYKSGFERPGDLDFEDYSQGINRASSDSSLGTLSTPKGPLELLGKNRSKPFWLFSKKSKFSPAPSSLTPLSTPPAPSPANGTPSPKFGRDPLSYCLKEINKTVKPRISSFRTLGRMRLSPERIIVMPTVTEDFGHLPPEQRRKRLQQKLDDIGKELQKEVDQSEALEKMKDVYEKNPQMGDPASLSPQINQTAQNMERLRGELNKYESWLTEAGRRGDSMLRRDTLPEDALSYGSHSNNNGSTHEPYSPDGTHSEEGTPDPSQAIYTEFDDDFEEEEKEEELVAPIGQCTAMYNFPGASEGTITMQEGEVLSVVEEDKGDGWTRVRRANGNEGYIPTSYVSINLSK; translated from the exons ATGCAG TACTGTAGTTGGAGAGGCTATGCCAGCACCTGCAGAGCAATGCAAATGACTGCTACTATACCCCCTGAGAGGGAAACGGGAATAAGGAA GTTTTCCAACCACCAGTCCTTCCTGGACATCCTGAATGAGATGAACGACTACGCAGGACAGAGGGAGCTGATTGCTGAGAACATGATGATGAACATCTGCATCGAAATCACCAAGTACCTGCAGGAGCTCAAGATGGAGCgcaagacg CATCTGTCGGAGGCCAAGAAATCCCAGCAGAGTTTGGAGAGCACCTATAAGCAGCTCGACAGT AGTAAGAAACGTTTTGAGAGGGAGTGGCGGGAAGCGGACAAAGCTGCTCAATATGCCGAGAAAACTGACCAGGACATCAACGCCACAAAGGCCGACGTCGAGAAG GCCAAACAGCAGGCCAACATGAGGACACACATAGCGGAGGAGTGTAAGAACGACTACGCAGCCCAGCTGCAGAAATACAACAAGGAGCAGAGCCAGTTCTACTTCAGCGACATGCCTCTCATCTTCAAC AAACTCCAGGATATGGATGAGAGGCGGGTGAGGAAGCTGGCGCAGGGCTACGTCTTGTTCTCAGACACGGAGAGGCACGTGATGCCCATTATCGGGAAGTGTCTGGAGGGCGTCACTAAAGCGGGCACTAATGTCAACGAGAGGAAT GACTCCATAGCTCTTATAGAGCAGTACAAGTCAGGCTTTGAGCGTCCTGGGGACCTGGACTTTGAGGACTACAGTCAGGGCATCAACCGTGCCTCCTCAGACAGCAGCCTGGGCACCCTCAGTACACCCAAAGGCCCCCTGGAGCTGCTGGGCAAGAACAGGAGCAAACCGTTCTGGCTGTTCAGCAAGAAGAGTAAG TTCTCTCCCGCCCCCTCCTCACTCACCCCCTTGTCCACGCCGCCCGCCCCCTCGCCCGCTAACGGAACCCCCTCCCCCAAGTTCGGCCGGGACCCATTGTCGTACTGTTTGAAGGAGATCAATAAGACAGTCAAACCCAGAATATCCTCCTTCCGGACCCTCGGGCGAATG aggCTCTCTCCAGAGAGGATCATAGTAATG CCCACGGTGACAGAGGACTTTGGCCATCTCCCCCCCGAGCAGCGCAGGAAGAGGTTACAGCAGAAACTAGATGACATTGGCAAGGAGTTGCAGAAAGAAGTGGACCAGAG TGAGGCCCTGGAGAAGATGAAGGATGTGTATGAGAAGAACCCCCAGATGGGAGACCCTGCCAGTCTGTCTCCCCAGATCAACCAGACAGCCCAGAAcatggagagactgagaggagagctCAACAAGTATGAG TCATGGTTGACAGAGGCAGGAAGGCGAGGGGACTCGATGCTCAGGAGAGATACGTTACCAGAGGATGCATTGAGCTACGGGTCTCACTCCAACAACAACGGCAGCACTCACGAACCATACAG CCCTGACGGAACCCACTCTGAAGAAGGCACCCCAGATCCCTCTCAGGCCATCTACACCGAGTTTGACGACGActttgaggaggaggagaaggaggaggagcttGTCGCTCCCATCGGCCAATGCACAGCCATGTACAACTTCCCAG
- the LOC118365418 gene encoding cdc42-interacting protein 4 homolog isoform X2 → MDWGTDLWDQYDIIDKHTQSGLELVEKYVKFVKERTEIEQNYAKQLRNLTKKYNPKRGCKEEQECRFSNHQSFLDILNEMNDYAGQRELIAENMMMNICIEITKYLQELKMERKTHLSEAKKSQQSLESTYKQLDSSKKRFEREWREADKAAQYAEKTDQDINATKADVEKAKQQANMRTHIAEECKNDYAAQLQKYNKEQSQFYFSDMPLIFNKLQDMDERRVRKLAQGYVLFSDTERHVMPIIGKCLEGVTKAGTNVNERNDSIALIEQYKSGFERPGDLDFEDYSQGINRASSDSSLGTLSTPKGPLELLGKNRSKPFWLFSKKSKFSPAPSSLTPLSTPPAPSPANGTPSPKFGRDPLSYCLKEINKTVKPRISSFRTLGRMPTVTEDFGHLPPEQRRKRLQQKLDDIGKELQKEVDQSEALEKMKDVYEKNPQMGDPASLSPQINQTAQNMERLRGELNKYESWLTEAGRRGDSMLRRDTLPEDALSYGSHSNNNGSTHEPYSPDGTHSEEGTPDPSQAIYTEFDDDFEEEEKEEELVAPIGQCTAMYNFPGASEGTITMQEGEVLSVVEEDKGDGWTRVRRANGNEGYIPTSYVSINLSK, encoded by the exons GACCAATATGACATCATCGACAAGCACACGCAATCCGGGCTGGAACTGGTAGAGAAGTATGTCAAGTTtgtgaaggagaggacagagatagagcagAACTATGCCAAGCAGCTGAG AAATCTAACAAAGAAATACAATCCTAAACGAGGCTGTAAAGAGGAACAGGAATGCAG GTTTTCCAACCACCAGTCCTTCCTGGACATCCTGAATGAGATGAACGACTACGCAGGACAGAGGGAGCTGATTGCTGAGAACATGATGATGAACATCTGCATCGAAATCACCAAGTACCTGCAGGAGCTCAAGATGGAGCgcaagacg CATCTGTCGGAGGCCAAGAAATCCCAGCAGAGTTTGGAGAGCACCTATAAGCAGCTCGACAGT AGTAAGAAACGTTTTGAGAGGGAGTGGCGGGAAGCGGACAAAGCTGCTCAATATGCCGAGAAAACTGACCAGGACATCAACGCCACAAAGGCCGACGTCGAGAAG GCCAAACAGCAGGCCAACATGAGGACACACATAGCGGAGGAGTGTAAGAACGACTACGCAGCCCAGCTGCAGAAATACAACAAGGAGCAGAGCCAGTTCTACTTCAGCGACATGCCTCTCATCTTCAAC AAACTCCAGGATATGGATGAGAGGCGGGTGAGGAAGCTGGCGCAGGGCTACGTCTTGTTCTCAGACACGGAGAGGCACGTGATGCCCATTATCGGGAAGTGTCTGGAGGGCGTCACTAAAGCGGGCACTAATGTCAACGAGAGGAAT GACTCCATAGCTCTTATAGAGCAGTACAAGTCAGGCTTTGAGCGTCCTGGGGACCTGGACTTTGAGGACTACAGTCAGGGCATCAACCGTGCCTCCTCAGACAGCAGCCTGGGCACCCTCAGTACACCCAAAGGCCCCCTGGAGCTGCTGGGCAAGAACAGGAGCAAACCGTTCTGGCTGTTCAGCAAGAAGAGTAAG TTCTCTCCCGCCCCCTCCTCACTCACCCCCTTGTCCACGCCGCCCGCCCCCTCGCCCGCTAACGGAACCCCCTCCCCCAAGTTCGGCCGGGACCCATTGTCGTACTGTTTGAAGGAGATCAATAAGACAGTCAAACCCAGAATATCCTCCTTCCGGACCCTCGGGCGAATG CCCACGGTGACAGAGGACTTTGGCCATCTCCCCCCCGAGCAGCGCAGGAAGAGGTTACAGCAGAAACTAGATGACATTGGCAAGGAGTTGCAGAAAGAAGTGGACCAGAG TGAGGCCCTGGAGAAGATGAAGGATGTGTATGAGAAGAACCCCCAGATGGGAGACCCTGCCAGTCTGTCTCCCCAGATCAACCAGACAGCCCAGAAcatggagagactgagaggagagctCAACAAGTATGAG TCATGGTTGACAGAGGCAGGAAGGCGAGGGGACTCGATGCTCAGGAGAGATACGTTACCAGAGGATGCATTGAGCTACGGGTCTCACTCCAACAACAACGGCAGCACTCACGAACCATACAG CCCTGACGGAACCCACTCTGAAGAAGGCACCCCAGATCCCTCTCAGGCCATCTACACCGAGTTTGACGACGActttgaggaggaggagaaggaggaggagcttGTCGCTCCCATCGGCCAATGCACAGCCATGTACAACTTCCCAG